Genomic window (Marinilabiliales bacterium):
TCAGTTGTTTCGGTCTTGACAGGAGGGAGAGGGAGATTCCCTTTTTGATGGCATTCCAGGATGCCGTGGTCGACTATTCCCGGAGGGAATCCGGCAGTCCGGCCGCTTTCGCGCAGTGGTGGGAGGAAAATGGGGCAAGGCTTGCGGTGAGCAGTAACGATAACCAGGATGCCGTACGCATCATGACCATCCATAAGTCGAAGGGACTGCAGTTCAGGGTTGTAGTGGTGCCTTTCGGGGACTGGCTCACTGATCATAATACGTTGTTTGACAATTTCCTGTGGTGCAGACCACGTGTGCAACCGTTTGACGGGTTGCCGCTGGTGCCGGTAAGATACAGGTCCGACCTGGCTGGCAGCATTTTTGCTGCCGATTATTTCAGTGAGAAGATGCAGGTGTTCGTAGATAACCTGAACCTCCTGTATGTGGCGCTCACCCGTGCGGCCGACGAGCTGTACGTGCATGCTCCCCTGCCAGGAGAAAAACGGATTGAAAGTGGTGATATAAAGAGCGTGTCGGATTTGCTCTATTTTGTTTTGCGGCAGAAACCGAGGGGGGCAGGAAGTGGCGGGATGGAACCGGTGGAAAATACCGGCAGTGTGAAGTTCCAGGGGAAGGAGCCGGTGGAAATACCTGACAGTACAAAGGTGCAGGAGCAGGATGGCGGTGCCGGGATGCCCGGACAGTGGGATACCTCGGGTGCCGTCTACAGCTGCGGATCGAAGCTGACCGTCGAGCCTTCCGCGAAGGATCGCCCCGGGGAGGCACTTGTTGCAGAAAGATACCGTGTGCATGATGTGGTTAACAAGCCGGGCCTGCGTCTTGCAGGGACACCCCGGGCTGCCTCTGTCGCCGACAGCGACGACCCGGCAGTGCTGGGAAGACTTATACACGATATCTTCGCCGATATTGTGGTGGCGGGAGATATTGAACGGGCCGTGATGAAACGGTGTTTTGAGGGACGCCTCAGCTCAGACCGGGCTGAAAGGTTATCGGCCGGCATTGCATCTCTTATTGAAAAGAGCGGTGCAGCTTCCTGGTTTGACGGGAGCTGGAAGGTGATGAACGAGGCGTCGGTGCTCCTTCCGGGCGGCATGACACGAAGACCCGACAGGGTCATGATAAGGGACAGAGAGGTTGTGGTGGTGGACTACAAATCGGGCGCCGGGGAGTCTGAGCAGCACGGCGCGCAGATGCGCGGCTATATCAGGGATATTGAGAGTATGGGGTATGACAGGGTCAGGGGATTTCTCTGGTATACGGGTAAGGGAAAAATCGTTGAAGTAAAAACCGGCTGATGATCAAAGGTGAACAGACATACGCATGGGGCAGCAGGCGAAGGTTCAACTCGCTGGCGGACTACTTCAAAAGAGAGTTTGGCGGGAGGGTCCAGAAGGTATCAGTAAATGCCGGCTTTACCTGTCCTAACCGTGACGGAACCGTGGGCACCGGCGGATGCACCTTCTGTGACAGCACCACCTTCGTGCCGGCGTATTGCCTGCCCGGGAAGTGCGTGAGGGAGCAGATTGAAACAGGTATAAGGTTCCACGCCAGGAGGTACCGGCGGGCAGAAAGCTTCCTTGCCTATTTCCAGTCGTATACCAATACATACTCCGATACAGCGACTCTGGAGCGTATCTGGAACGAGGCCCTGTCGGTGCCTGGCATCAGGGGAATAGTGGTGGGCACCAGGCCCGATTGTGTTGATGATGATGTACTGTATCTTATGGCTGATATGGCTTCTCGCTGCTATTTTGTTGCCGAATTCGGTATCGAGTCCTGTAACGACCAGACGCTGAAAGATGTTAACAGGGGACATGATTTTGCCACCGCTGTGAGAGCCATAAAAAAAACTTCCGCCTTAGGGATAAAGACCGGGGGGCACATGATATTCGGACTTCCGGGAGAGACCCGGGAGGAGATGCTGGCATCAGCACCGGTACTCTCGGAGCTTCCGTTGCACAGCCTTAAGTTCCATCAGCTGCAGATAGTTAAAAATAC
Coding sequences:
- a CDS encoding TIGR01212 family radical SAM protein → MIKGEQTYAWGSRRRFNSLADYFKREFGGRVQKVSVNAGFTCPNRDGTVGTGGCTFCDSTTFVPAYCLPGKCVREQIETGIRFHARRYRRAESFLAYFQSYTNTYSDTATLERIWNEALSVPGIRGIVVGTRPDCVDDDVLYLMADMASRCYFVAEFGIESCNDQTLKDVNRGHDFATAVRAIKKTSALGIKTGGHMIFGLPGETREEMLASAPVLSELPLHSLKFHQLQIVKNTPIAELYSRDPGRFRLFELDEYLDFIAGFVERLNPAIIVERFAGELPLRSIAGGIRWGVRNDRIAAMFEKKLEERDSWQGKYYRGAGSDA